From Halorubrum salinarum, the proteins below share one genomic window:
- a CDS encoding DUF5800 family protein translates to MSTDLTFTDRGVDVVYEGTEFELEKTLIEEATGKSYRDVTDHEVLTIVAEDPDLDGEPVRIGDVL, encoded by the coding sequence ATGAGCACCGACCTGACCTTCACCGACCGCGGCGTCGACGTCGTCTACGAGGGCACCGAGTTCGAGTTAGAGAAGACGCTGATCGAGGAGGCGACCGGGAAGTCGTACCGCGACGTCACCGACCACGAGGTGCTGACGATAGTCGCCGAGGACCCGGACCTGGACGGCGAGCCGGTCCGGATCGGCGACGTGCTGTAA
- a CDS encoding DUF5786 family protein, with product MGFGSYDESEQKDQDVDTDEDDAVNVHENDHDGDVTIEGDADTDDLVGRLSEMRDDDE from the coding sequence ATGGGATTCGGATCGTACGACGAGAGCGAGCAGAAGGACCAGGACGTCGACACCGACGAGGACGACGCGGTGAACGTCCACGAGAACGATCACGACGGCGACGTCACCATCGAGGGCGACGCCGACACCGACGACCTCGTCGGCCGCCTCTCCGAGATGCGCGACGACGACGAGTAA
- a CDS encoding DUF5794 domain-containing protein: protein MSTSRHPVALRLEQQVGSATKLLATVMALPLVDGIFPALVVAGVLGSATGVVETGILIFGGSATAAVILAEMDGSRREMATSVLLIGAVIIPVAAVEAALAPTLQGLLNLPVFERFAGLVILTIAAKTASSEVGEFLPSPGVIIGLGLVASFDPSGFAVETSTEYVVNGTAAAAVGVAFALSIALLSPHLRGRVDIDRFRFGSAVALGVLALPILLGPFDLMQTDAPIALAVLAVTTLFAYDPSADGEASVDDDAPEDDAPVDDSSEADDGDATDAGGEPDTETPSDPPLDAPPEGPSPIVDDDVAVLANGGDGRETDDDGADPFADDDSRAPWL from the coding sequence ATGAGCACGTCACGCCATCCGGTCGCCCTGCGGCTCGAACAGCAGGTCGGGAGCGCGACGAAGCTGCTCGCGACCGTCATGGCCCTCCCGCTCGTCGACGGCATCTTCCCCGCGCTCGTCGTCGCCGGCGTCCTCGGATCGGCCACCGGCGTCGTCGAGACCGGCATCCTCATCTTCGGCGGCTCCGCGACCGCCGCGGTGATCCTCGCCGAGATGGACGGCTCGCGGCGGGAGATGGCCACCTCGGTCCTGCTGATCGGCGCGGTCATCATCCCGGTCGCCGCCGTCGAGGCCGCCCTCGCGCCGACCCTCCAGGGGCTCCTGAACCTGCCCGTCTTCGAGCGGTTCGCGGGGCTCGTTATCCTGACCATCGCCGCCAAGACCGCCAGCTCGGAGGTCGGCGAGTTCCTGCCGAGCCCCGGCGTCATCATCGGTCTGGGCCTCGTCGCGAGCTTCGATCCGTCGGGGTTCGCCGTCGAGACCTCGACCGAGTACGTGGTCAACGGCACCGCGGCCGCCGCCGTAGGCGTGGCGTTCGCGCTGTCGATCGCGCTGCTCTCGCCGCACCTCCGCGGCCGCGTCGACATCGACCGGTTCCGGTTCGGCTCCGCGGTCGCGCTGGGCGTGCTCGCGCTGCCGATCCTGCTCGGCCCGTTCGACCTCATGCAGACGGACGCGCCCATCGCGCTCGCGGTGCTCGCGGTGACGACCCTGTTCGCGTACGACCCGAGCGCGGACGGCGAGGCGAGCGTCGACGACGACGCGCCCGAAGACGACGCGCCGGTCGACGACTCCTCCGAGGCGGACGACGGCGACGCGACCGACGCCGGCGGGGAGCCGGACACGGAGACCCCGAGCGATCCGCCGCTCGACGCCCCGCCGGAGGGGCCTTCGCCCATCGTCGACGACGACGTCGCCGTCCTCGCGAACGGGGGCGACGGGCGAGAGACCGACGACGACGGCGCGGACCCGTTCGCGGACGACGACTCCCGCGCGCCGTGGCTGTGA
- a CDS encoding helix-turn-helix transcriptional regulator, which produces MEFDTRIRELREEAGLTQAELADRVDVTRQTVLYVEKGEYNPSLELAWRIAREFDARVEDVFDLPDEPHS; this is translated from the coding sequence GTGGAGTTCGACACCCGCATCCGCGAGCTCCGCGAGGAGGCCGGGCTGACGCAGGCCGAGCTCGCCGACCGCGTCGACGTGACCCGCCAGACGGTCCTCTACGTCGAGAAGGGCGAGTACAACCCCTCGCTGGAGCTGGCCTGGCGCATCGCGCGCGAGTTCGACGCGCGCGTCGAGGACGTGTTCGACCTGCCCGACGAGCCACACTCGTAG
- a CDS encoding phytoene/squalene synthase family protein — protein MSGREHAPAEADLAWCHEAVQGVSRTFALTVDVLEEPMASQICVGYLLCRVADTVEDAGHIPPDAQSDVLRTYRRAIDPDDETDIAEFRETVDEWLPAERDEDWSVVADAPTIVATFEELDPEAQAAIVPPVLEMVDGMAMFVDRHATEGGLRIDDRDELEQYCYYAAGTVGNLITNLLTRGDVAEERAKRLRETAEEFGLLLQLVNVSKDVYDDYTEENNVYLPAEWLEAEGVDQERVVHPENRESSARVVDRTADYARSFLDDAQAYLETMPLSNGNTMEAWTVPYLLAVGTLRELGSRPEDALTETGVKVSRQEVFAVMSAASGVGRDSLAELRQTIARTPFHRAVGSAD, from the coding sequence ATGAGCGGACGAGAACACGCCCCCGCCGAGGCCGACCTCGCGTGGTGTCACGAGGCGGTCCAGGGGGTCTCGCGGACCTTCGCGCTGACGGTCGACGTGTTAGAGGAACCGATGGCGTCGCAGATCTGCGTCGGGTACCTCCTCTGTCGCGTCGCCGACACGGTCGAGGACGCCGGGCACATCCCGCCGGACGCCCAGAGCGACGTGCTGCGGACGTACCGGCGAGCGATCGACCCGGACGACGAGACCGACATCGCCGAGTTCCGCGAGACGGTCGACGAGTGGCTGCCGGCCGAGCGCGACGAAGACTGGAGCGTCGTCGCCGACGCGCCCACGATCGTCGCGACGTTCGAGGAGCTCGACCCGGAGGCGCAGGCGGCCATCGTCCCGCCCGTGCTGGAGATGGTCGACGGGATGGCGATGTTCGTCGACCGCCACGCCACCGAGGGCGGGCTCCGCATCGACGACCGCGACGAGTTGGAGCAGTACTGCTACTACGCGGCCGGCACCGTCGGCAACCTCATCACGAACCTGCTCACCCGCGGCGACGTGGCCGAGGAGCGCGCGAAGCGGCTGCGGGAGACCGCCGAGGAGTTCGGGCTCCTCCTCCAGCTCGTGAACGTCTCGAAGGACGTGTACGACGACTACACCGAGGAGAACAACGTCTACCTCCCCGCCGAGTGGCTGGAGGCGGAGGGCGTCGACCAGGAGCGCGTCGTCCACCCCGAGAACCGCGAGTCGTCCGCGCGCGTCGTCGACCGCACCGCCGACTACGCCCGCTCGTTCCTCGACGACGCGCAGGCGTACTTGGAGACGATGCCGCTCTCGAACGGCAACACGATGGAGGCGTGGACCGTCCCGTACCTGCTCGCGGTCGGCACCCTCCGCGAGCTGGGGAGCCGCCCTGAGGACGCGCTCACCGAGACCGGCGTGAAGGTGTCCAGACAGGAGGTGTTCGCGGTGATGTCCGCCGCGAGCGGCGTCGGCCGCGACTCGCTGGCGGAGCTGCGACAGACCATCGCGCGGACCCCCTTCCACCGCGCGGTCGGGTCGGCGGACTGA
- a CDS encoding DUF5795 family protein, whose protein sequence is MSNRVVQGRMVTPEKLAELVEGESVLEAESITDADRDCPDCGGDVISVGYMPSVTEFVTGYKCQDCDWSADDRD, encoded by the coding sequence ATGTCGAACCGCGTCGTTCAGGGGCGGATGGTGACGCCCGAGAAGCTCGCAGAGCTGGTCGAAGGTGAGTCGGTGCTGGAGGCCGAGTCGATCACGGACGCCGACCGCGACTGCCCGGACTGCGGCGGCGACGTCATCTCGGTCGGGTACATGCCGAGCGTGACGGAGTTCGTCACCGGGTACAAGTGCCAGGACTGCGACTGGAGCGCCGACGACCGCGACTGA
- a CDS encoding HalX domain-containing protein, with protein MSEQPPLVLVVEDEPDLADLYAAWLGDEYRVRTAYGGREALDQLDEADNQVDAILLDRRMPGLSGDEVLTAVRDRGIDCRVAMVTAVEPDFDILEMGFDDYLVKPVTSDTLRETVEGLLRRGEYDSEVQELFSLTSKKAMLESEKSANDLADNEEYQRLTDRIEELRERADESRDAVASDDEDYEKLFQDFDADA; from the coding sequence ATGAGTGAGCAACCGCCGCTGGTCCTCGTGGTCGAGGACGAACCCGACTTGGCCGACCTGTACGCCGCCTGGCTCGGCGACGAGTACCGCGTCCGAACCGCGTACGGCGGCCGCGAGGCGCTCGATCAGCTCGACGAGGCCGACAACCAGGTCGACGCGATCCTACTCGACCGCCGGATGCCCGGCCTCTCGGGCGACGAGGTCCTCACGGCGGTCCGCGACCGCGGTATCGACTGCCGGGTCGCGATGGTCACCGCCGTCGAGCCCGACTTCGACATCCTGGAGATGGGGTTCGACGACTACCTCGTCAAGCCCGTCACGAGCGACACGCTCCGCGAGACCGTCGAGGGGCTCCTGCGGCGCGGCGAGTACGACTCGGAGGTCCAGGAGCTGTTCTCGCTGACCTCGAAGAAGGCGATGCTGGAGTCCGAGAAGAGCGCCAACGACCTCGCCGACAACGAGGAGTACCAGCGGCTCACCGACCGGATCGAGGAGCTCCGCGAGCGGGCCGACGAGTCGCGCGACGCGGTCGCGAGCGACGACGAGGACTACGAGAAGCTCTTCCAGGACTTCGACGCCGACGCGTAA
- a CDS encoding PH domain-containing protein, giving the protein MKLAPQSVPYRALQKAAGTAVALFVIVNSGGFGLPLAVGGGAAILLAMFAYEVAYYRRFEYVLTEDTLDISSGVISRREREIPYRRIQNVDVSRSVIQRAIGVAAVDLETAGGSSTEGSIRFVTPDEATRLQREVQRRKAGGARPEEAGEGSSADVDAVEAGREDAFAPDEEELFAISPSELALVGALSFDGRLIGLLAFLSSGSFPVLSSFLPETSAAALTATAFVGVAALFIASWLIGAGVAFSNYYGFRLSRAGDELRYERGLFRRYSGSIPTEKVQTLRITDNPAKRALGYASLSIETAGYAPGQSAESGNQSAVPIAATDRVYRLAHEIESFGTPDFNRPPKRIRWRYVIRYALLVGVLTGIAYGVNWYVSPSLPWYAVAALLLVAPPAAHLKWKHRGYWVGEDHLLTRNGFWSRTVAVVPYYRIQNVIDSRTVFQRRWGVATVVADTAGTGSLTGSDAAAVDFEVAEAEALEETLTERLATAVAERRGAGTDRFEWFDGNVDADESGDEDNGPDADAADPDADIDGAPAPGDDDPDADLDETAPDPTPSVPDADETTDDDAPDIPEDGVVRPDFSPSDRDYSEPAERIDTGEYAVDQNPSDADVAHGPNADSGSDGTEVDDDRDEDRERDRDGTDGGRADANGEGSEGDGGDPDGDGDDPEGDGTDSRT; this is encoded by the coding sequence GTGAAGCTGGCGCCGCAGTCGGTCCCGTACCGCGCGCTCCAGAAGGCGGCCGGAACCGCCGTCGCGCTGTTCGTGATCGTGAACAGCGGCGGGTTCGGCCTCCCCCTCGCGGTCGGCGGCGGGGCCGCCATCCTCCTCGCGATGTTCGCCTACGAGGTCGCGTACTACCGCCGGTTCGAGTACGTCCTCACCGAGGACACCCTCGACATCTCCTCCGGCGTCATCTCCCGCCGCGAGCGCGAGATCCCGTACCGGCGGATACAGAACGTCGACGTGAGCCGGAGCGTGATCCAGCGCGCCATCGGCGTCGCCGCAGTCGACCTAGAGACCGCCGGCGGCTCCAGCACCGAGGGGTCGATCCGGTTCGTCACGCCCGACGAGGCGACCCGGCTCCAGCGCGAGGTCCAGCGCCGGAAGGCCGGGGGCGCGCGGCCCGAGGAGGCCGGCGAGGGATCGTCGGCCGACGTGGACGCGGTCGAGGCCGGCCGCGAGGACGCGTTCGCGCCCGACGAGGAGGAGCTGTTCGCCATCTCGCCGAGCGAGCTGGCCTTAGTCGGGGCGCTCTCGTTCGACGGGCGCCTGATCGGACTCCTGGCGTTCCTGAGCTCCGGGTCGTTCCCGGTGCTGTCGAGCTTCCTGCCGGAGACGTCGGCCGCCGCGCTCACCGCGACGGCGTTCGTCGGCGTGGCGGCGCTGTTCATCGCGTCGTGGCTCATCGGCGCGGGCGTCGCCTTCTCGAACTACTACGGCTTCCGGCTCTCCCGCGCCGGCGACGAACTCCGGTACGAGCGCGGGCTGTTCCGGCGGTACAGCGGGTCGATCCCGACCGAGAAGGTCCAGACGCTGCGGATCACGGACAACCCCGCCAAGCGCGCGCTCGGCTACGCGAGCCTCTCCATCGAGACCGCGGGGTACGCCCCCGGGCAGAGCGCGGAGTCCGGCAACCAGTCCGCGGTGCCCATCGCCGCGACCGACCGCGTCTACCGGCTCGCACACGAGATAGAGTCGTTCGGCACCCCCGATTTCAACCGGCCGCCGAAGCGCATCCGGTGGCGGTACGTCATCCGGTACGCGCTGCTCGTCGGCGTCCTCACGGGGATCGCGTACGGCGTGAACTGGTACGTCTCGCCGTCGCTGCCGTGGTACGCGGTCGCCGCACTCCTCCTCGTCGCGCCACCCGCGGCGCACCTGAAGTGGAAGCACCGCGGCTACTGGGTCGGGGAGGACCACCTGCTCACGCGGAACGGCTTCTGGAGCCGGACCGTCGCCGTCGTCCCGTACTACCGGATCCAGAACGTGATCGACAGCCGCACCGTGTTCCAGCGCCGGTGGGGCGTCGCGACGGTCGTCGCCGACACGGCGGGGACCGGCTCGCTGACCGGCAGCGACGCCGCCGCGGTCGACTTCGAGGTGGCCGAGGCCGAGGCGCTAGAAGAGACGCTGACCGAGCGCCTCGCGACCGCCGTCGCGGAGCGGCGCGGCGCCGGGACCGACCGCTTCGAGTGGTTCGACGGGAACGTCGACGCCGACGAGAGCGGCGACGAGGACAACGGCCCCGACGCGGACGCCGCCGATCCCGACGCGGACATCGACGGGGCGCCCGCACCCGGCGACGACGACCCCGACGCGGACCTCGACGAGACGGCGCCCGATCCGACGCCGTCGGTCCCGGACGCCGACGAGACGACGGACGACGACGCGCCCGACATCCCCGAAGACGGCGTCGTCCGCCCGGACTTCTCGCCGAGCGACCGCGACTACTCGGAGCCCGCGGAGCGCATCGACACCGGCGAGTACGCGGTCGACCAGAACCCGTCGGACGCCGACGTGGCGCACGGGCCGAACGCGGACAGTGGTAGCGACGGGACCGAGGTAGACGACGACCGCGACGAGGATAGGGAAAGAGACCGCGACGGCACGGATGGCGGTCGGGCGGACGCCAACGGCGAAGGTTCTGAGGGTGATGGGGGTGATCCCGACGGCGATGGCGACGACCCCGAGGGCGACGGGACCGATTCGCGGACCTGA
- a CDS encoding DEAD/DEAH box helicase, which translates to MRVRDLPLSQPVVDHFAERGVRELYPPQRAAVDAGVCEGADVVAAVPTASGKTFIAQLALLTAGGPGLYVCPLRALAREKYETFAALPGVDVGISTGDFDATGEALAGNDVVVATSEKVDSAIRNGASWVDELACVVVDEVHLLGAKRRGPTLEVTLATLRRRNPDLQTVALSATVDNPDAIADWLDAALVESAWRPVDLRTGVAVGGEVAFDDGTSLSVDVGPDETVGDGDGGEARDGGADDSDDPDATEVTAALVADAVADGGQCLAFVRSRREAVDLAERLADEGLAAALGVEDAAAAAAEEATDVDGTMTGRQLADCLRAGVAFHHAGLRSGHRAVVESAFRERDVACICATPTLAAGVNVPARRVVVRDQRRYGEGGMSWIPTLEVHQMCGRAGRPGLDPHGEAVLVADADARDEVRERYVEGEPEAVESQLADPGALRTHVLAAIATDFAATETEILDVFEGTFYARETGAGGLADAVAVAVDDLVAAGMVARETGGVEDYRLVATAVGETTSKQYVRPETGQRIVAGLRAAADLPEATTLTAFEVICDTPDMQDTYLGNAERADVYRFARRNAARLTTDMTDPDDFEGWLESVKTARILDEWIGGATVEELVDRYRIGPGDLDSRVERAEWLLSAAEALGETIGVRVPAVSRARSRL; encoded by the coding sequence ATGCGCGTCCGGGACCTGCCGCTGTCTCAGCCCGTCGTCGACCACTTCGCCGAGCGGGGCGTGCGCGAGCTGTACCCGCCCCAGCGCGCGGCGGTCGACGCGGGCGTCTGCGAGGGGGCCGACGTCGTCGCGGCGGTGCCGACCGCGTCGGGCAAGACGTTCATCGCCCAGCTCGCGCTGTTGACGGCCGGCGGCCCCGGCCTGTACGTCTGTCCGCTCCGCGCGCTCGCCCGCGAGAAGTACGAGACGTTCGCGGCGCTGCCCGGCGTCGACGTGGGCATCTCCACCGGCGACTTCGACGCGACGGGCGAGGCGCTCGCCGGCAACGACGTGGTGGTCGCCACGAGCGAGAAGGTCGACTCCGCGATCCGCAACGGCGCCTCGTGGGTCGACGAACTCGCCTGCGTCGTCGTCGACGAGGTCCACCTCCTCGGCGCGAAGCGACGCGGCCCGACGCTCGAAGTGACGCTGGCGACGCTCCGGCGCCGGAACCCCGACCTCCAGACGGTGGCGCTGTCGGCGACCGTCGACAACCCCGACGCCATCGCGGACTGGCTCGACGCCGCCCTCGTCGAGTCCGCGTGGCGCCCGGTCGACCTGCGGACCGGCGTCGCGGTCGGCGGCGAGGTCGCGTTCGACGACGGCACGAGCCTCTCGGTCGACGTCGGCCCCGACGAGACCGTCGGCGACGGTGACGGCGGCGAGGCCCGGGACGGGGGTGCCGACGACTCCGACGACCCCGACGCGACCGAGGTCACCGCCGCGCTCGTCGCCGACGCGGTCGCGGACGGCGGCCAGTGCCTCGCGTTCGTCCGCTCCCGCCGCGAGGCGGTCGACCTCGCGGAGCGGCTCGCGGACGAGGGCCTCGCCGCGGCGCTGGGCGTCGAGGACGCGGCCGCGGCGGCCGCCGAGGAGGCCACCGACGTGGACGGCACCATGACCGGCCGACAGCTCGCGGACTGCCTGCGCGCCGGCGTCGCGTTCCACCACGCCGGGCTCCGCTCGGGCCACCGCGCGGTCGTCGAGTCGGCGTTCCGCGAGCGCGACGTGGCCTGTATCTGCGCCACGCCCACGCTGGCGGCCGGAGTCAACGTCCCCGCGCGCCGCGTCGTCGTCCGCGACCAGCGCCGCTACGGGGAGGGCGGCATGTCGTGGATCCCGACGCTCGAAGTCCACCAGATGTGCGGCCGCGCGGGCCGACCGGGGCTCGACCCCCACGGCGAGGCGGTCCTCGTCGCGGACGCCGACGCGCGCGACGAGGTGCGCGAGCGCTACGTCGAGGGCGAGCCCGAGGCGGTCGAGTCGCAGCTCGCCGACCCCGGCGCGCTCCGCACGCACGTCCTCGCCGCGATAGCGACGGACTTCGCGGCGACCGAGACGGAGATCCTCGACGTGTTCGAGGGGACGTTCTACGCGCGGGAGACCGGGGCGGGCGGCCTCGCCGACGCGGTCGCCGTCGCGGTCGACGACCTCGTCGCGGCCGGGATGGTCGCCCGGGAGACGGGCGGCGTCGAGGACTACCGGCTCGTCGCGACGGCCGTCGGCGAGACGACCTCGAAGCAGTACGTCCGCCCGGAGACCGGCCAGCGGATCGTCGCCGGGCTCCGCGCCGCGGCCGACCTCCCCGAGGCGACCACGCTCACCGCCTTCGAGGTGATCTGCGACACGCCGGACATGCAGGACACCTACCTCGGCAACGCCGAGCGCGCGGACGTCTACCGGTTCGCGCGGCGGAACGCCGCCCGTCTCACCACGGACATGACCGACCCGGACGACTTCGAGGGGTGGCTGGAGTCGGTGAAGACGGCGCGAATCTTAGACGAGTGGATCGGCGGCGCGACGGTCGAGGAGCTCGTCGACCGCTACCGGATCGGCCCCGGCGACCTCGACTCGCGCGTCGAGCGCGCGGAGTGGCTGCTGAGCGCGGCCGAGGCGCTCGGGGAGACTATCGGGGTGCGCGTCCCGGCGGTGTCGCGGGCGCGGTCGCGGCTGTGA
- the guaB gene encoding IMP dehydrogenase has translation MATDSGRFSAKLEVPEALTFDDVLLRPKESRVEPDDADLSTRVSKNVELTVPVLSAAMDTVTESDLAIAMAREGGLGVLHRNMTVEETAAEVERVKRAHELVIRRENVVTVSPDDTVREADAVMERQGVSGAPVVAEDDTVLGIISGTDIRPYLEVGEDDAVREAMTDEVITAPEDVDAREALELMYDHKIERVPIVDGDERLVGLVTMQGILQRREHEEAARDERGRLLAGVAVGPFEEERAVAADEAGVDVIFIDCAHAHNLNVLDSAEAIKATVDADVVVGNVGTREAAEAAVDFADGLKVGIGPGSICTTRVVSGAGMPQMTAVAEVADVAAEHDVPVIADGGIRYSGDAIKAIAAGADAVMLGSYFAGTDEAPGRVITMQGKKYKQYRGMGSVGAMKSGGGDRYLKEEDEDEEFVPEGVEAATPYKGSLASELHQLTGGMRSGMGYVGAETVPDLHERAEFVRVSSAGQSESHPHDVMITDEAPNYSPGE, from the coding sequence ATGGCGACAGATTCTGGCCGGTTCTCGGCGAAGCTCGAGGTTCCGGAAGCGCTGACGTTCGACGACGTGCTGCTCCGACCGAAGGAGAGCCGCGTCGAGCCCGACGACGCGGACCTCTCCACCCGCGTCTCGAAGAACGTCGAACTCACCGTCCCCGTGCTGTCGGCGGCGATGGACACCGTCACGGAGAGCGACCTCGCCATCGCGATGGCCCGCGAGGGCGGGCTCGGCGTCCTCCACCGCAACATGACCGTCGAGGAGACGGCCGCGGAGGTCGAGCGCGTCAAGCGCGCGCACGAGCTCGTGATCCGCCGCGAGAACGTCGTCACCGTCTCGCCCGACGACACCGTCCGCGAGGCCGACGCGGTGATGGAGCGGCAGGGCGTCTCGGGCGCCCCCGTCGTCGCCGAGGACGACACCGTCCTCGGGATCATCTCCGGCACCGACATCCGCCCGTACTTGGAGGTCGGCGAGGACGACGCCGTCCGCGAGGCGATGACCGACGAGGTCATCACCGCGCCGGAGGACGTGGACGCGCGCGAGGCGCTCGAACTGATGTACGACCACAAGATCGAGCGCGTCCCCATCGTCGACGGCGACGAGCGGCTCGTCGGCCTGGTGACGATGCAGGGGATCTTGCAGCGCCGCGAACACGAGGAGGCCGCCCGCGACGAGCGCGGCCGCCTGCTCGCCGGCGTCGCCGTCGGCCCCTTCGAGGAGGAGCGCGCCGTCGCGGCCGACGAGGCCGGCGTCGACGTCATCTTCATCGACTGCGCCCACGCGCACAACCTCAACGTCCTCGACTCCGCGGAGGCGATCAAGGCCACCGTCGACGCCGACGTGGTCGTCGGCAACGTCGGGACGCGCGAGGCCGCCGAGGCGGCGGTCGACTTCGCCGACGGCCTGAAGGTCGGCATCGGCCCCGGGTCGATCTGTACCACGCGCGTCGTCAGCGGCGCGGGGATGCCGCAGATGACCGCGGTCGCGGAGGTCGCCGACGTCGCGGCCGAGCACGACGTGCCCGTCATCGCCGACGGGGGCATCCGCTACTCCGGCGACGCGATCAAGGCCATCGCCGCGGGCGCGGACGCGGTGATGCTCGGCTCGTACTTCGCCGGCACCGACGAGGCGCCCGGCCGCGTCATCACGATGCAGGGGAAGAAGTACAAGCAGTACCGCGGGATGGGCTCCGTCGGCGCCATGAAGTCCGGCGGCGGCGACCGCTACCTCAAGGAGGAGGACGAGGACGAGGAGTTCGTCCCCGAGGGCGTCGAGGCCGCGACGCCGTACAAGGGGAGCCTCGCCTCCGAGCTCCACCAGCTTACCGGCGGCATGCGCTCCGGGATGGGGTACGTCGGCGCCGAGACCGTCCCCGACCTCCACGAGCGCGCGGAGTTCGTCCGCGTCTCCTCGGCGGGACAGAGCGAGAGCCACCCGCACGACGTGATGATCACCGACGAGGCGCCCAACTACAGCCCGGGCGAGTAA
- a CDS encoding PH domain-containing protein, whose product MTAQTLHPRVQIVWVLRAVLLSALVTAPFAGGAYLEYLPRWAPVAVGAVVLTLTVAHALLRYRRWSYEIREDAIYLDRGVLTQVRTTVPLVRIQHVDSRRGPIERTVGLASCVVYTAGSRGADVRIPGLTPDGASDLREELKRLAIRADGEDAV is encoded by the coding sequence ATGACGGCACAGACGCTCCACCCCCGGGTCCAGATCGTGTGGGTCCTCCGCGCGGTGCTGCTGTCGGCGCTCGTGACCGCCCCGTTCGCCGGCGGCGCGTACCTCGAGTACCTCCCGCGATGGGCGCCGGTCGCCGTCGGCGCCGTCGTCCTGACGCTGACCGTCGCGCACGCGCTGCTCCGGTACCGACGCTGGAGCTACGAGATCCGCGAGGACGCCATCTACCTCGACCGCGGCGTGCTCACGCAGGTGCGGACGACGGTGCCGCTGGTGCGCATCCAGCACGTCGACTCCCGCCGCGGGCCGATCGAGCGGACCGTCGGGCTCGCCTCCTGCGTGGTGTACACCGCCGGGTCGCGCGGCGCCGACGTGCGGATCCCGGGGCTGACGCCGGACGGCGCGAGCGACCTCCGCGAGGAGCTGAAGCGGCTGGCGATCCGCGCCGACGGGGAGGACGCGGTGTGA
- a CDS encoding acyl-CoA dehydrogenase family protein produces the protein MEFTLTEEQRQIRDTVAEFVDEEVVPRAAEIDETDEFPADLVEEMADLGLMGMPFPVEYEGAGLDYHSYAIGLEEISRGSGGLGTVVAAHTSLAGNMLYEFGDEAQKEEYLTALNTAEDIGAFALSEAEAGSDVPAMSTTAERDGDGYLVNGGKLWISNGSVADTVTLFAKTDPDAGRKGISSFIVRPEEDDGFVVEGTEDKLGDKGCPTAELRFDDMWIPEERRLGEEGEGFVHALKTLNGGRITIAARSVGIARAALDEAKSYAQQREQFDRPISDFQAIQHKLADMDTKARAAELLMHEAADLKMRDDDYIKEAAQAKLYASEIAREVANEGIQIHGGYGYTKDFPAERFYRDAKLSEIYEGTSEVLRNTIAQQLLDE, from the coding sequence ATGGAGTTCACGCTCACCGAAGAGCAGCGTCAGATCCGCGACACCGTCGCGGAGTTCGTCGACGAGGAGGTCGTCCCCCGCGCGGCCGAGATCGACGAGACCGACGAGTTCCCCGCGGACTTGGTCGAGGAGATGGCCGACCTCGGACTCATGGGCATGCCGTTCCCCGTCGAGTACGAGGGCGCCGGCCTCGACTACCACAGCTACGCGATCGGGCTCGAAGAGATCTCCCGCGGCTCCGGCGGGCTCGGCACCGTCGTCGCGGCCCACACGTCGCTGGCCGGGAACATGCTCTACGAGTTCGGCGACGAGGCCCAGAAGGAGGAGTACCTCACCGCCCTGAACACCGCCGAGGACATCGGCGCGTTCGCGCTCTCGGAGGCCGAGGCCGGGTCGGACGTGCCCGCGATGTCGACGACCGCGGAGCGCGACGGGGACGGCTACCTCGTCAACGGCGGGAAGCTCTGGATCTCGAACGGCTCCGTCGCCGACACGGTCACGCTGTTCGCCAAGACCGACCCCGACGCCGGCCGGAAGGGCATCTCGTCGTTCATCGTGCGTCCGGAGGAGGACGACGGGTTCGTCGTCGAGGGGACGGAGGACAAGCTCGGGGACAAGGGGTGTCCGACCGCGGAGCTCCGGTTCGACGACATGTGGATCCCGGAGGAGCGCCGGCTCGGCGAGGAGGGCGAGGGGTTCGTCCACGCGCTGAAGACGCTCAACGGCGGCCGGATCACCATCGCGGCCCGGTCGGTCGGGATCGCGCGCGCTGCCCTCGACGAGGCAAAGTCGTACGCCCAGCAGCGCGAGCAGTTCGACCGCCCGATCAGCGACTTCCAGGCCATCCAGCACAAGCTCGCGGACATGGACACCAAGGCCCGCGCCGCGGAACTGCTGATGCACGAGGCCGCCGACCTGAAGATGCGCGACGACGACTACATCAAGGAGGCCGCGCAGGCGAAGCTGTACGCCTCGGAGATCGCCCGCGAGGTCGCCAACGAGGGGATCCAGATCCACGGCGGCTACGGCTACACTAAGGACTTCCCCGCCGAGCGCTTCTACCGCGACGCGAAGCTCTCGGAGATCTACGAGGGGACGAGCGAAGTGCTGCGCAACACGATCGCCCAGCAGCTGCTCGACGAGTAG